From Malaciobacter mytili LMG 24559:
TTGTCCAGTTAAAATTGATTTAGATGCTCAATTATACAATCATAGACAAGATTTAAGTGCAAAAGATATAATAGATCCAAAGAAAAAGTTTATGATGAAAGCTGCTTCTTGGCTAATGTCCCATCCAACACTATTTGATTTAGCAGGTAAAGTGGCTAGAAAAGTGGTACCATTATTGCCTAAAGCTTTAATTTATAATAAATCAAATGTTTGGGGAAGACAAAGAGACCTACCAAATATGCCTAAAAATAGTTTTAAAGAACTGTATAAAAAAGGATTGGAAGATGACAAGTAAAGAGATAATTTTAGCTTCAATAAAACAAAATAATAAGGTAAAAGAGACACCTCTTCCTTCTTATAATAATTTTGGAATAGTATATGAAGATAAGTTTGCAAAATTTTCTGAAATGCTTTCAAGTGTTGGTGGGAAAGCTTTAATTGTAAAAAAAGAAGACTTAGATAAAACTATTAAAGAGATTTATCCTGAAGAAAAAGTAATTACAACAAATGTACAAGGGTGTTCTTTAGGAAATTTTGATGCAAATGCCCAAGAGGATGCACATAAATTAGAAAATATAGATTTATGTATAGTAAAAGGTAATTTTGCTGTGGCTGAAAATGGTGCAGTATGGCTAAAAAATAGTGATAATAGACATAGAAGTTTATATTTTATTGCACAAAATATTGTAATAGTTGTACAAAAAGAAGATATTTTAAATAATATGCATGAAGCATATGAAAGAATCTCTTTTGAGCAGGCAGGTTATGGTGTATTTGTAAGTGGTCCATCTAAAACAGCAGATATAGAACAATCTTTAGTAATTGGAGCACATGGTCCAAAATCTGGATATATAATTTTTGTAGATTGATGATATAATACAGGCTTAAAGGATTAATTTGAAAAAGATATTAATACTAATAAGCCTTGTTATATCCCTTTTTGCTAAAGAAAGCTCCAAAGAGGTATTATTACTTCATTCTTATCATAAAGGATATAAATGGACAGATGATATTTCAAATGCAATAGAAAAAAATTTTAATAAATACAACAATATAAATCTAACTACAATTTATATGGATACAAAAAGAGTATCTAACCAAAACTACTATGTAAAACTAAAAGAACTATATAAAGAACAATTTTTAAATAGAAGATTTGATGTAATAATCGCAAGTGATAACTCTGCTTTAGAGTTTTTAATAGATTATCAAAATGAACTTTTCCCTAAAACTCCCATACTTTTTTGTGGGATTAACTATTTTGATGAAAAAATACTTGAAAAAAATGATATGAAAGATTATATTAGTGGGGTTATTGAACAAGTAGATTTAGAAAAAAACTTTGAACTTATTTCAAAACTTCATCCAAATTTAGAAAAATTAGTAATTATAAATGATAAGTCAAAAACTGGACTTATAATGAAAAATGATTTAAATAAACTTATACCAAAATATAAAAATAGATTTGAAATTGAATATATTGATGATATGCAAATGAATGAACTTAAAAAGCATGTGTCAAATAGCAGTAAAAATACTGCACTTTTATTTGTTCTTTTATTTAAAGATAAAACGGGGAAGTTTTTTACTTATAAAGAGAGTTTAGAACATATAAAAAGTTTTTCAAATGTACCAATATATGGTTTATGGGATTTTTATTTAAATTATGGGGTTATTGGGGGGCTATTAACTTCTGCAAAAGCACAAGGAGATGCAGCTTCAAAAATGGCCTTAGAGATTTTACTTGAAAATAAAAAAATCAAAGATATTCCAATTTTACGAAAATCTCCAAATCAATATATGTTTGATTTTAATGAACTAAAAAAATTTGATATTAATATTCAAAAGTATGTGGATAATTATATTATTGTAAATAGACCTTTTTCTTTTTATAGAAAATATAAGCTTTTAGTAAATATTACAATTGCAACAATGCTTGTTTTTATAATCTTAATTATTTTAATGAGAGCAAATATTAATAGAAGAAAAAAGCTTCAAAGGGATTTATCAAATAGATTGGAATTTGATAAAGTATTACTTGATACTATACCAAATGCAATATATTATAAAAATGTTGATGGAAAATTTATAGGTTGTAATTTAGCTTTTGCAAATCTAATGGGATTAAATAAAGAAGAAGTTGTGGGGAAAAATGCTTTTGATTTTTTTCCAAAAGATATAGCTGAAAAGAATACAAAAGTTGATGAAAAACTACTTAAAACACTAAAAACTGATACTTCTGAAATGGCATTGCATTTTAGTAATAAAGAGATTAAATATTTTATTTTAAATAAGGCTGTTTATAAAAATATAGATGGAAGAATTGGTGGGATAGTTTGTATTATGGATGATATTACAGAAAGGGTACAACAAAAACAGTTTTTAATTCAACAAAGTAAACTAGCAGAAATGGGAGATATGGTGGCTGCTATTGCTCATCAATGGAATGAGCCCTTAGTGGAACTTTCAGCACAAGTGCAAGATATACAAACTTCATATTTATTAAATGAACTAAAAGATACTCAAGTTGAAGAGTTTGTAAATGATTCTATGATACAAATTCAATATATGTCAAGAACTTTAAATGATTTTAGAAACTTTTTAAAACCTTCTACAAAAAAAGTAATTTTTCCAATAAAAAAAGCACTAGATGAGATAAATGAGATTATAGGAAAACAAGTTTTTTACTCAAATATTAATATGACATTTAATTATTTAGATGGAGAAAATTTAGTTGTTTATGGATATGAAAATGAATTTAAACAAGTTTTATTAAATTTAATAAATAATGCAAAAAATAAAATAATTGAAAATTTTGCTGAAAGTCAAATTAAAGGAAATATTATAATTAATATTTCAAAATTTCAAAATTATAATAAAATAGAGATTATAGATGATGGAGGAAAAATTGATGAAAAAATTATTTCTTCTATCTTTGAACCATATTTTACCACAAAAAAAGATGGTACAGGAATAGGGTTATATATGGCAAAAGTTATTGTAGAAGATAAAATGCAAGGATTTATTAAAGTTAATAATGTGGGAAATAATGTGGTTTTCACAATAATAGTACCTTATAAAAAGGATTAAAATGAATATATTACTTTTAGAGGATAATAAAAAATTAAATCAAACTATTACAAAAAGATTGAAATTAAAAGGTTATAAAATAGATGCTTATTTAGATGGAAATGAAGCATATAATAATATAACTGAAGGCTATAGTTGCTTTATTCTTGATATAAATGTTCCAAATGTTGATGGAATAAAGATTTTAAAAAAAATTAGAGAGTTTTATGAAGAGGTACCTGTAATTATTATTAGTGCTTCAACAGAACTTGAAGTAATAAAACAATCATATGATTTTGGTTGTAATGATTACTTAAAAAAACCATTTTTTATTGATGAATTGGAGATAAAAGTAGAAAAATTATGTAAAATTAAAAATGATTTTATCTTCTTTGATGATAATTCATATTTTGATTATAAATCCTCTATTGTGGTTTTAGAAGGAGTGGAACAAAGGCTAACTAAAAAAGAGAGATTACTAATGAATCTTTTTTTAACAAAAAGGAATCAAGTTTTATCATATGATACGATACAAAATTATGTATGGGAAGGTAGTTTTGCATCACTTGAATCTATAAGAAGTCTTATTAGACGCCTAAGAAAGGTACTTTCTAATAAATATATTGAGACAGTTGTAGATACAGGATACATCTTTAAAACTACATAAAAATTACATAATAGTTGTAAAATATCATATCATTATCATCTCAAATGGTTAAAATTTAAAACAACACATAAAAAAGGAGAATGTTATGATGTTTAAAAAGACAACTAAATTACTTGTTGCTTCTGCGCTAGTTACGACACTTAGCTCAGCAGCATTTGCAGCAGATAAAGTTTACAAGTGGAAATTGGCTACTACTTGGGGTTCAACTTTATCACCATTTATTGATGCACCAACAAATATGGCAAAACTTGCAGAAGAGATGTCAGATGGAAGACTACAAATTAGAGTTGATGCAGCAAATAAACATAAGGCACCTTTAGGTATTTTAGATATGGTAAAAGGTGGTCAATATGAAATGGGACACTCTGCTTCATATTATTGGAAAGGTAAAGATATTGAAACATTACCTTTTACTACAATGCCTTTTGGTATGACTGCACCTGAGCAATATGCATGGTTCTATTATGGTGGAGGACTAGAACTTATGCAAAAAGCATACTCAAAACATAAAGTATTATCTTTCCCTGGTGGAAACTCTGGAAACCAAATGGGCGGTTGGTTTAGAAAAGAGATTAATTCATTAGATGACTTAAAAGGTCTAAAAATGAGAATTCCAGGATTTGCAGGAGAGGTTTTAGCAAAACTTGGTGTAACAGTTACTAATATTGCTCCAGGTGAGCTTTATACTTCTTTAGAAAGAGGAACAATTGATGCATTAGAATGGGTAAGCCCATCAATGGATATTAAAATGGGATTCCATAAAATTGCTCCATACTACTATACAGGTTGGCATGAACCAGCAACAGAATTACAATTCTTAGTTAATGAAAGAAAATTTAGTAA
This genomic window contains:
- a CDS encoding LutC/YkgG family protein, producing MTSKEIILASIKQNNKVKETPLPSYNNFGIVYEDKFAKFSEMLSSVGGKALIVKKEDLDKTIKEIYPEEKVITTNVQGCSLGNFDANAQEDAHKLENIDLCIVKGNFAVAENGAVWLKNSDNRHRSLYFIAQNIVIVVQKEDILNNMHEAYERISFEQAGYGVFVSGPSKTADIEQSLVIGAHGPKSGYIIFVD
- a CDS encoding ABC transporter substrate binding protein, whose translation is MKKILILISLVISLFAKESSKEVLLLHSYHKGYKWTDDISNAIEKNFNKYNNINLTTIYMDTKRVSNQNYYVKLKELYKEQFLNRRFDVIIASDNSALEFLIDYQNELFPKTPILFCGINYFDEKILEKNDMKDYISGVIEQVDLEKNFELISKLHPNLEKLVIINDKSKTGLIMKNDLNKLIPKYKNRFEIEYIDDMQMNELKKHVSNSSKNTALLFVLLFKDKTGKFFTYKESLEHIKSFSNVPIYGLWDFYLNYGVIGGLLTSAKAQGDAASKMALEILLENKKIKDIPILRKSPNQYMFDFNELKKFDINIQKYVDNYIIVNRPFSFYRKYKLLVNITIATMLVFIILIILMRANINRRKKLQRDLSNRLEFDKVLLDTIPNAIYYKNVDGKFIGCNLAFANLMGLNKEEVVGKNAFDFFPKDIAEKNTKVDEKLLKTLKTDTSEMALHFSNKEIKYFILNKAVYKNIDGRIGGIVCIMDDITERVQQKQFLIQQSKLAEMGDMVAAIAHQWNEPLVELSAQVQDIQTSYLLNELKDTQVEEFVNDSMIQIQYMSRTLNDFRNFLKPSTKKVIFPIKKALDEINEIIGKQVFYSNINMTFNYLDGENLVVYGYENEFKQVLLNLINNAKNKIIENFAESQIKGNIIINISKFQNYNKIEIIDDGGKIDEKIISSIFEPYFTTKKDGTGIGLYMAKVIVEDKMQGFIKVNNVGNNVVFTIIVPYKKD
- a CDS encoding response regulator transcription factor, which codes for MNILLLEDNKKLNQTITKRLKLKGYKIDAYLDGNEAYNNITEGYSCFILDINVPNVDGIKILKKIREFYEEVPVIIISASTELEVIKQSYDFGCNDYLKKPFFIDELEIKVEKLCKIKNDFIFFDDNSYFDYKSSIVVLEGVEQRLTKKERLLMNLFLTKRNQVLSYDTIQNYVWEGSFASLESIRSLIRRLRKVLSNKYIETVVDTGYIFKTT
- a CDS encoding TRAP transporter substrate-binding protein; the encoded protein is MFKKTTKLLVASALVTTLSSAAFAADKVYKWKLATTWGSTLSPFIDAPTNMAKLAEEMSDGRLQIRVDAANKHKAPLGILDMVKGGQYEMGHSASYYWKGKDIETLPFTTMPFGMTAPEQYAWFYYGGGLELMQKAYSKHKVLSFPGGNSGNQMGGWFRKEINSLDDLKGLKMRIPGFAGEVLAKLGVTVTNIAPGELYTSLERGTIDALEWVSPSMDIKMGFHKIAPYYYTGWHEPATELQFLVNERKFSKLPKDLQKILITAMRVAAYDMYVENYHMNAEAWAQIATDYPNVKIKTLPENVIKAMKKANDELLVDMAKESPLLKEVLESQKAYMKKAREWTKMADYKYLEDNL